The Mycolicibacterium hassiacum DSM 44199 genome includes a window with the following:
- a CDS encoding non-ribosomal peptide synthetase has protein sequence MHAEVAELLGVSPDELDPDADLIASGLDSIRMMSLSGRWRKQGIDINFAALAENPTVSAWTALVAERTRRTTSGPAAGPASQAAANTDEDDNSPFPLAPMAHAMWLGRNEDQQLGGVAAHLYVEFDGAGVDPDRLRTAAAKLAARHPMLRVEILPDGTQRIGDRGLPVTVYDLRDLDEAAAEKRLEQIRQEKSHQMLDGEVLELSLSLLPGGRTRLHVDMDMNAADAVSYRKFMSDLALFYRGEQLPELQYTYRQYRAALTASDPGPSEEDLRWWAERIPQMPDPPALPLVPPAEQRDPRRSVRLWHIFDVPTRDALFAAAQRRGFTPAMAVAASYSNALARWSATPRFLLNLPMFGREPFHPDVDKLVGCFTSSLMLDIDLTGTRTPAERTRAVQETLHTTAQHSSYSGLQVLRDISRHRGHQTLAPIVYTSALGLGDLFAGEVTEEFGAPVWTISQGPQVLIDAQATPLVEGLMINWDVRIDAFRPGVPEAMFDYHIAELARLAGDDAAWDAPDPPAVPQAQRAVRERVNSATAPPSGEAIHDGFFRCAQATPDAPALIGSTGTISYAELRRQALAVAETLRGNGVGPGDLVALVGPKCAEQIPAVLGILAVGAAYLPIGADQPADRAARILQSSGAAAVLCCGSAAAPPGDPRVPVSTVADAIARGTGSAEPVRVDPESLAYVLFTSGSTGEPKGVELTHDAVMNTIEFLSDHFRLGPGDRSLALASLEADMSVLEIFAILRAGGAVVVVDEADRRAPEVWATLIERHGVTFLNWMPGWLDMLLEVAGERIASLRVVLLGGDWVRPELVRRLRDRAPQVRVAGLGGATETAVHGTICEVDELPAHWTSVPYGTPFPNNACRVVAPDGSDCPDWVPGELWFTGRGIARGYRGRPDLTAEKFVEHDGRIWYRTGDLARYLPDGSLEFLGRIDHRVKISGYRIELGEVEAALKRVRGVDAAVAAVVPADRDVLGALVRTDDPALDAAVITAELTALVPAHMIPRVIVVTDRIPFTVNGKIDRAAVARLLGEVEPPAARAYRAPTTPLESALVGIVADVLGVPAEQVGVDDDFFGLGGDSVQATQVVARVRDWLDTPTALVTDMFAARNVAALAERLIEREAGPDRLEAVAEVYLEVAGMDSDQVLAELGSAGQPSAGQASP, from the coding sequence GTGCACGCGGAGGTTGCCGAACTGCTGGGCGTCAGCCCCGACGAACTCGACCCCGATGCCGACCTGATCGCCTCCGGCCTGGACTCCATCCGGATGATGTCGCTGTCCGGCCGGTGGCGTAAGCAGGGCATCGACATCAACTTCGCCGCCCTGGCCGAGAACCCCACCGTGTCGGCGTGGACCGCGCTGGTCGCCGAACGCACACGGCGAACCACCTCCGGGCCCGCCGCCGGACCCGCTTCGCAGGCCGCCGCGAACACGGACGAGGACGACAACTCGCCGTTCCCGCTCGCCCCGATGGCACACGCGATGTGGTTGGGGCGCAACGAGGATCAGCAACTCGGGGGAGTCGCCGCCCACCTGTACGTGGAGTTCGACGGCGCCGGTGTGGACCCGGACCGGCTGCGGACGGCGGCGGCCAAGCTGGCGGCCCGCCACCCGATGCTGCGCGTGGAGATCCTGCCCGACGGCACCCAGCGCATCGGCGACCGCGGCCTGCCGGTGACCGTCTACGACCTGCGCGACCTCGATGAGGCGGCGGCCGAGAAGCGACTCGAGCAGATCCGCCAGGAGAAGTCGCACCAGATGCTCGACGGCGAGGTGCTGGAGCTGAGCCTGTCGCTGTTGCCCGGCGGCCGCACCCGGCTGCACGTCGACATGGACATGAACGCCGCCGACGCGGTCAGCTACCGCAAGTTCATGTCCGACCTCGCGCTGTTCTACCGCGGCGAACAACTGCCCGAGCTGCAGTACACCTACCGGCAGTACCGTGCGGCGCTGACCGCGTCCGATCCCGGCCCGTCGGAGGAGGACCTGCGGTGGTGGGCCGAACGGATTCCGCAGATGCCGGACCCGCCCGCGCTGCCGCTGGTGCCGCCGGCCGAGCAGCGGGACCCGCGGCGCAGCGTGCGGCTCTGGCACATCTTCGACGTGCCGACCCGCGATGCGTTGTTCGCGGCCGCGCAGCGGCGCGGGTTCACCCCCGCGATGGCGGTGGCCGCGTCCTACTCCAACGCGCTGGCCCGCTGGTCGGCGACCCCGCGGTTCCTGCTCAACCTGCCGATGTTCGGCCGCGAACCGTTTCATCCCGACGTGGACAAACTGGTCGGCTGCTTCACCTCGTCGCTGATGCTCGATATCGACCTGACCGGGACCCGCACCCCGGCCGAACGCACCCGCGCCGTCCAGGAGACCCTGCACACCACCGCGCAGCACTCCAGCTACTCGGGCCTTCAGGTGCTGCGCGACATCAGCCGCCACCGCGGCCACCAGACGCTTGCGCCGATCGTGTACACCAGCGCGCTGGGGCTGGGCGACCTGTTCGCCGGGGAGGTGACCGAGGAGTTCGGCGCCCCGGTGTGGACCATCTCGCAGGGACCGCAGGTGCTCATCGACGCCCAGGCCACCCCGCTGGTCGAGGGGTTGATGATCAACTGGGACGTGCGCATCGACGCGTTCCGGCCGGGCGTGCCCGAGGCGATGTTCGACTACCACATCGCCGAGCTGGCCCGGCTGGCCGGCGACGACGCCGCCTGGGACGCGCCCGACCCGCCGGCGGTGCCGCAAGCCCAGCGCGCGGTGCGCGAACGGGTCAACTCCGCCACCGCCCCGCCCAGCGGCGAGGCTATTCACGACGGGTTCTTCCGCTGCGCGCAGGCCACCCCGGACGCGCCCGCACTGATCGGCAGCACCGGCACGATCAGCTACGCCGAACTGCGCCGTCAGGCGCTCGCGGTGGCAGAGACGTTGCGCGGCAACGGAGTCGGGCCGGGTGATCTGGTCGCGCTGGTCGGCCCGAAATGCGCCGAGCAGATACCCGCGGTGCTGGGCATCCTGGCCGTCGGCGCGGCCTACCTGCCCATCGGCGCCGATCAGCCCGCCGACCGGGCCGCGCGGATCCTGCAGTCCAGCGGGGCGGCGGCGGTGCTGTGCTGCGGTTCGGCGGCCGCGCCGCCCGGTGACCCGCGGGTGCCGGTGAGCACGGTCGCCGACGCGATCGCGCGCGGCACCGGGTCCGCCGAACCGGTGCGGGTCGACCCGGAATCGCTGGCGTACGTGCTGTTCACCTCGGGCTCGACCGGCGAACCCAAGGGCGTGGAGCTGACCCACGACGCGGTGATGAACACCATCGAGTTCCTCTCCGACCACTTCCGCCTCGGGCCCGGCGACCGCAGCCTGGCGCTGGCCTCGCTGGAGGCCGACATGTCGGTGCTGGAGATCTTCGCGATCCTGCGCGCCGGCGGAGCGGTCGTGGTGGTCGACGAGGCCGACCGGCGCGCTCCCGAGGTGTGGGCCACGCTGATCGAACGGCACGGCGTGACCTTCCTCAACTGGATGCCGGGCTGGCTGGACATGCTGCTGGAGGTCGCGGGGGAGCGGATCGCGAGCCTGCGGGTGGTGCTGCTCGGCGGCGACTGGGTGCGTCCGGAACTCGTTCGGCGCCTTCGTGATCGGGCGCCGCAGGTCCGGGTGGCCGGGCTGGGCGGGGCCACCGAGACCGCGGTGCACGGCACCATCTGCGAGGTCGACGAACTGCCCGCGCACTGGACCTCGGTGCCCTACGGCACCCCGTTCCCGAACAACGCCTGCCGGGTGGTGGCACCGGACGGGTCGGATTGCCCGGACTGGGTGCCGGGCGAGTTGTGGTTCACCGGACGCGGCATCGCCCGCGGCTACCGCGGGCGCCCGGATCTGACCGCCGAGAAGTTCGTCGAGCACGACGGCCGGATCTGGTACCGCACCGGCGATCTCGCCCGTTATCTGCCCGACGGCTCGCTGGAGTTCCTCGGCCGCATCGACCACCGGGTCAAGATCAGCGGCTACCGCATCGAGCTCGGCGAGGTGGAGGCCGCGCTCAAACGGGTCCGCGGCGTCGACGCGGCGGTGGCCGCGGTCGTCCCGGCCGACCGCGATGTCCTCGGGGCGCTGGTGCGCACCGACGATCCCGCGCTGGACGCCGCGGTGATCACCGCCGAGCTGACCGCCCTGGTTCCGGCGCACATGATCCCCAGGGTCATCGTGGTGACGGACCGGATCCCGTTCACGGTCAACGGCAAGATCGACCGGGCCGCGGTCGCGCGGCTGCTCGGCGAGGTCGAGCCGCCCGCCGCGCGGGCCTACCGCGCCCCGACCACCCCGCTGGAGTCGGCCCTGGTCGGCATCGTCGCCGACGTGCTCGGGGTGCCGGCCGAACAGGTCGGCGTCGACGACGACTTCTTCGGTCTCGGTGGCGATTCCGTGCAGGCCACCCAGGTGGTTGCGCGGGTGCGCGACTGGCTCGACACCCCGACGGCCCTGGTGACCGACATGTTCGCCGCCCGAAACGTGGCCGCGCTCGCCGAGCGGCTCATCGAGCGGGAGGCCGGCCCCGACCGGCTCGAGGCGGTCGCCGAGGTGTACCTCGAGGTCGCCGGCATGGACAGCGACCAGGTGCTCGCCGAACTGGGGTCGGCCGGGCAGCCGTCGGCGGGGCAGGCGTCACCGTAG
- a CDS encoding thioesterase II family protein, which yields MTNDQSQLTFQPWIKRTPGRRSDGATVVFPHAGGAAAAYRSLAGALAAGGPDTFVMQYPQRADRLAHPAPDTVEELAAQLFDAGDWDRVGPLRLFGHCMGAVIAFEFARVGERRGVPVAQLWVSASQAPCTIAGSPRLPTADTEVIATMVDLGGTDPRLLADEEFVELLVRAVRADYQAFNRYACGEDVRIRADIHTIGGRSDHRVSEDMLRRWQIHTDGAFTLSLFDGGHFYINDHIDAVAELVNAA from the coding sequence ATGACGAACGATCAGAGCCAACTGACCTTCCAGCCGTGGATCAAGCGGACCCCCGGCAGGAGGAGCGACGGGGCCACTGTGGTGTTCCCGCACGCCGGGGGCGCGGCGGCCGCCTACCGCTCACTGGCCGGCGCGCTGGCCGCCGGCGGCCCCGACACGTTCGTCATGCAGTACCCGCAGCGCGCCGACCGGCTGGCTCATCCCGCACCCGACACCGTCGAGGAACTGGCCGCCCAGCTGTTCGACGCCGGTGACTGGGACCGGGTCGGGCCGCTGCGATTGTTCGGGCACTGCATGGGCGCGGTGATCGCGTTCGAGTTCGCCCGGGTGGGCGAGCGGCGCGGGGTTCCGGTGGCCCAGCTGTGGGTGTCGGCCAGCCAGGCGCCCTGCACCATCGCAGGCTCGCCGCGGCTGCCCACCGCCGACACCGAGGTGATCGCCACCATGGTCGACCTCGGCGGCACCGATCCGCGGCTGCTGGCCGACGAGGAGTTCGTCGAACTGCTGGTGCGGGCGGTGCGCGCCGACTATCAGGCGTTCAACCGCTACGCGTGCGGTGAGGACGTGCGGATCCGCGCCGACATCCACACCATCGGCGGCCGCTCCGACCACCGGGTGAGCGAGGACATGCTGCGCCGCTGGCAGATCCACACCGACGGCGCGTTCACCCTGTCGCTGTTCGACGGCGGCCACTTCTACATCAACGACCACATCGACGCGGTGGCGGAGCTGGTCAATGCCGCCTGA
- the mbtD gene encoding mycobactin polyketide synthase MbtD — translation MSRIRSEAVFSDGALPDGRVAVVLSAHAEELLGRDAAAITAYLERHPQASPAAVAATVLRTRRIRRHRAVLRAGGRAELLDALRAVQAGQAHPLVARSSRTSRAATAFVFPGQGNQWPSMGAEAYRRLPGYRAAADACAAAFTAAGHPSPLPYLTTGSGDWSQTEIQGAQFTHAVGLAQVWRSVGIRPDYTIGHSLGEVAAAYVAGAIALPDAVAVVAARARAVERLAGGYAMAVLATPVGDAEALIAETRGWLEISAVNADASVVIAGERTAVADLVAAAERRGVFARLLDVDYPGHTSALERVRDDLLGLLPAGEFAAAPFIGSTTGEEVPAGTGFADYWYRNLRDTVRFDRAVGTARRRGAGVFIEMSAHPSLLVALGDLVGDEAVVIGSGQRDAPFADTLAANIATAAAADPQFTWPVPTGPVGAPLRGFPNAPMRDVHLWAMPKPLPPVHRVVTAAERWDPVTHRGGPVRGRRIAVVELAVPGSPLAGRLRAAVTGRAELADPAGADLLIAVAPLLDHPDPAEAVDRLADLLGAGLLDYADHIGTACREVWLLTVGGEQVRAGEPVALPAQAALAAMHRSLGFEHPEQAFRHLDLPSWDIDAATAVTAVDAVLGPPSVHELALRETSFGPQLFVRTPPEDAEPGAAWPLTEATLADVVITGGSGALGRHFARYLARRGARRIVLLSRGGLDPAALADLTATGAEVIAPQCDLRSAEQLAAVAADHAGAGASLLIHAAGAATFGDHRGLTPAAFADTAAAKVDGLTRLLDHWPLRPDARILLCSSVSGLWGGRGHIAYAAANRLLDVLAGQLRAKGRHAVAVRYGLWRTDGVRSTITDRAGIAAIEAAGLVPMPPEDAIAASLRAHPGDPLVYAADQDRLRLFLRQEPVKTRHRPTDPTPAADPDPDTPAVVRAEVAAVLNLDAATLDLQTSLLDLGLDSLLALDLRKRLLRATGTSVPLATLLGGITGAELIAGLDTRSQKVETTRD, via the coding sequence ATGAGCCGGATCCGTTCCGAGGCGGTCTTCTCCGACGGCGCGCTGCCCGACGGCCGGGTCGCGGTCGTGCTCAGCGCCCACGCCGAGGAACTGCTCGGTCGCGACGCCGCGGCGATCACGGCCTATCTCGAGCGGCATCCGCAGGCATCCCCGGCGGCGGTGGCGGCCACCGTGCTGCGCACCCGCCGGATCCGCCGCCACCGCGCGGTGCTGCGGGCCGGCGGCCGGGCCGAGCTCCTCGACGCACTGCGCGCGGTGCAGGCCGGCCAGGCGCATCCACTGGTCGCGCGGTCGTCCCGGACCAGCAGGGCGGCGACGGCCTTCGTGTTCCCCGGACAGGGCAACCAGTGGCCGTCGATGGGGGCGGAGGCCTACCGGCGGCTGCCCGGGTACCGGGCCGCGGCCGACGCCTGCGCCGCGGCGTTCACCGCCGCCGGCCACCCGTCGCCGCTGCCCTACCTGACCACCGGGTCCGGCGACTGGTCACAGACCGAGATCCAGGGCGCGCAGTTCACCCACGCCGTCGGGCTCGCGCAGGTGTGGCGCTCGGTCGGGATCCGCCCCGACTACACGATCGGGCACAGCCTCGGGGAGGTGGCCGCCGCCTACGTCGCCGGCGCCATCGCGCTGCCCGACGCGGTCGCGGTGGTGGCCGCCCGGGCCCGCGCGGTGGAACGGCTGGCCGGGGGCTACGCGATGGCGGTGCTCGCGACGCCGGTCGGCGACGCCGAGGCGCTGATCGCCGAAACCCGGGGCTGGCTGGAGATCTCGGCGGTCAACGCCGACGCGTCGGTGGTGATCGCGGGGGAGCGGACCGCGGTCGCGGACCTGGTCGCCGCCGCGGAGCGGCGCGGAGTGTTCGCCCGCCTGCTCGACGTCGACTACCCGGGCCACACCAGCGCCCTGGAGCGGGTGCGCGACGATCTGCTCGGACTGCTGCCGGCCGGCGAATTCGCCGCCGCCCCGTTCATCGGCTCCACCACCGGCGAGGAGGTGCCCGCCGGCACCGGGTTCGCCGACTACTGGTACCGCAACCTGCGCGACACCGTGCGGTTCGACCGGGCCGTCGGCACCGCTCGCCGCCGCGGCGCCGGGGTGTTCATCGAGATGTCGGCGCACCCGTCGCTGCTGGTGGCGCTCGGCGACCTGGTCGGCGACGAGGCGGTCGTCATCGGCTCCGGGCAGCGCGACGCCCCGTTCGCCGACACGCTGGCGGCCAACATCGCCACCGCCGCGGCTGCCGATCCGCAGTTCACCTGGCCGGTGCCGACCGGCCCGGTGGGCGCACCGCTGCGCGGCTTTCCGAACGCGCCGATGCGCGACGTCCACCTGTGGGCGATGCCGAAACCGCTACCGCCGGTGCACCGTGTCGTCACGGCGGCCGAACGCTGGGATCCGGTCACCCACCGAGGCGGCCCGGTCCGCGGGCGCCGCATCGCGGTCGTCGAACTCGCCGTTCCCGGCAGCCCGCTGGCCGGCCGGCTGCGCGCCGCGGTGACCGGGCGGGCCGAACTCGCCGACCCGGCGGGGGCCGACCTGCTCATCGCGGTCGCACCGCTGCTGGACCATCCGGACCCCGCGGAGGCCGTCGACCGGCTCGCCGACCTGCTCGGCGCGGGGCTGCTCGACTACGCCGACCACATCGGGACCGCCTGCCGCGAGGTGTGGCTGCTCACCGTCGGCGGCGAACAGGTTCGCGCCGGTGAACCGGTCGCCCTGCCCGCCCAGGCCGCGCTGGCCGCGATGCACCGCAGCCTGGGTTTCGAACATCCCGAGCAGGCGTTTCGCCACCTCGACCTGCCCAGCTGGGACATCGACGCCGCCACCGCGGTGACCGCGGTCGACGCGGTGCTCGGCCCCCCTTCGGTCCATGAGCTCGCGCTGCGCGAAACATCCTTTGGCCCACAGCTTTTCGTGCGCACCCCGCCCGAGGATGCGGAACCCGGCGCGGCCTGGCCGCTGACCGAGGCGACCCTGGCCGATGTGGTGATCACCGGCGGAAGCGGTGCGCTGGGCCGGCACTTCGCCCGGTACCTCGCCCGCCGCGGCGCCCGGCGCATCGTGCTGCTCAGCCGCGGCGGGCTGGACCCGGCCGCGCTGGCCGACCTGACCGCCACCGGCGCCGAAGTCATCGCCCCGCAGTGCGATCTGCGCTCGGCCGAGCAACTCGCCGCGGTCGCGGCGGACCACGCCGGGGCGGGCGCGTCGCTGCTCATCCACGCCGCCGGCGCGGCGACATTCGGCGATCACCGCGGCCTCACCCCGGCCGCGTTCGCCGACACCGCCGCCGCCAAGGTCGACGGTCTGACCCGGCTGCTGGACCACTGGCCGCTGCGCCCCGATGCGCGGATCCTGTTGTGCTCCTCGGTGTCCGGGCTGTGGGGTGGACGCGGCCACATCGCCTACGCGGCGGCGAACCGGTTGCTCGACGTGCTGGCCGGTCAACTGCGCGCCAAGGGCCGGCACGCGGTTGCGGTGCGCTACGGGCTGTGGCGCACCGACGGGGTGCGCAGCACGATCACCGACCGCGCCGGCATCGCCGCGATCGAGGCGGCGGGCCTGGTGCCGATGCCGCCCGAGGACGCGATCGCCGCCAGCCTGCGCGCCCACCCCGGTGATCCGCTGGTGTACGCCGCCGACCAGGACCGGCTGCGGCTGTTCCTACGCCAGGAACCGGTAAAGACCCGGCACCGGCCGACGGACCCCACGCCGGCCGCCGACCCGGACCCGGACACCCCGGCGGTGGTCCGCGCCGAGGTCGCCGCGGTGCTCAACCTCGACGCGGCCACCCTCGATCTGCAGACCTCACTGCTGGATCTGGGGCTGGACTCGCTGCTGGCGCTGGACCTGCGCAAGCGGCTGCTGCGGGCGACCGGCACCTCGGTGCCGCTGGCCACCCTGCTCGGCGGAATCACCGGCGCCGAGCTCATCGCCGGACTCGACACCCGATCACAGAAGGTGGAAACCACGCGTGACTGA
- a CDS encoding beta-ketoacyl [acyl carrier protein] synthase domain-containing protein — MPPDPHGLRPTGPDGDPVVIIGMAIEAPGGVDTAEAYWSLLAEQREALRPFPRDRGWAVDAVLDGSRRDGFKPIHDLGGFLDSAASFDPEFFGISPREAVAMDPQQRVALRVAWRALENSGINPDDLAGHDVGCYVGASAMGYGGDLAGYTDLTGHLMAGTALGPVSGRIAYTLDLAGPALTVDTSCSSALTALHLAAQALRSGDCDMALAGGVCVMGSPGFFVEFAKQHALSDDGHCRPYSAHASGTVWAEGAAMFVLRRRSAALRDGHRVLAELRATCLNQDGRSVGLTAPSGPAQVRLFRRAMERAGVRPEDIGMIEGHGTATRLGDRTELVSLAQTYGATEPGCGAWLGSVKSNLGHTQAAAGGLGLAKVLLAAEHAAIPPTLHADEPSREIDWDSQGLRLATKLTDWPAVGGQRLAAVTAFGMSGTNAHVIVSIPEAA, encoded by the coding sequence ATGCCGCCTGACCCGCACGGCTTGCGTCCGACCGGGCCGGACGGCGACCCGGTCGTCATCATCGGCATGGCGATCGAGGCGCCGGGCGGGGTCGACACCGCCGAGGCCTACTGGTCGTTGCTGGCCGAACAGCGGGAGGCGCTGCGGCCGTTCCCGCGGGACCGCGGCTGGGCGGTCGACGCGGTGCTCGACGGATCCCGGCGCGACGGGTTCAAGCCCATCCACGATCTGGGCGGATTCCTCGACTCCGCGGCGTCGTTCGACCCGGAGTTCTTCGGGATCTCACCGCGTGAGGCGGTCGCGATGGATCCCCAGCAGCGGGTCGCGCTGCGGGTGGCGTGGCGGGCGTTGGAGAACAGCGGCATCAACCCCGACGACCTCGCCGGCCACGATGTGGGCTGCTATGTGGGCGCCTCGGCCATGGGGTACGGCGGTGACCTGGCCGGCTACACCGATCTGACCGGACACCTGATGGCCGGCACGGCGCTGGGACCGGTGTCCGGGCGGATCGCCTACACCCTGGATCTGGCCGGGCCGGCGTTGACCGTCGACACCTCCTGCTCGTCGGCGCTGACCGCGCTGCACCTGGCCGCGCAGGCACTGCGCAGCGGCGACTGCGACATGGCGCTGGCCGGTGGGGTGTGCGTCATGGGATCGCCCGGCTTCTTCGTGGAATTCGCCAAACAGCACGCACTCTCCGACGACGGTCACTGCCGCCCCTACAGCGCGCACGCCAGCGGCACGGTCTGGGCCGAGGGGGCGGCGATGTTCGTGCTGCGGCGCAGGTCCGCGGCGCTGCGCGACGGCCACCGGGTGCTCGCCGAGCTGCGGGCCACCTGCCTGAACCAGGACGGCCGCTCGGTCGGTCTGACCGCGCCCAGCGGCCCGGCGCAGGTGCGGCTGTTCCGCCGCGCGATGGAGCGCGCCGGGGTACGGCCCGAGGACATCGGAATGATCGAGGGGCACGGCACCGCCACCCGGCTCGGCGACAGGACCGAGCTCGTCTCGCTGGCGCAGACCTACGGCGCCACCGAACCCGGCTGCGGCGCCTGGCTGGGCTCGGTGAAATCCAACCTCGGCCACACCCAGGCCGCGGCCGGTGGACTGGGCCTGGCCAAGGTGCTGCTGGCGGCCGAGCACGCCGCGATCCCGCCCACCCTGCACGCCGACGAGCCCAGCCGCGAGATCGACTGGGACAGCCAGGGTCTGCGGCTGGCGACCAAGCTCACCGACTGGCCCGCGGTGGGCGGGCAGCGGCTGGCCGCGGTGACCGCGTTCGGGATGAGCGGGACCAACGCCCATGTGATCGTGTCGATCCCGGAGGCGGCCTGA
- a CDS encoding LLM class F420-dependent oxidoreductase, which yields MDLAGVGVWSSQLRYGDPAQAAESAAELEELGFTALWIPDVGGPVLDSVAHLLAATERVMIATGILNLWMHEPAEVAGGYADLTGRHGERFLLGIGCSHAPLIDSKEPGRYRKPLAATRAYLDGLDAAEQPVPVQNRVLAALGPKMLQLSATRARGAHPYLTTPDHTRYAREQLGAGPLLVPEQTVLITDDGDAAREIGVPWLRSYLALPNYANNMLRMGFTPEDVSTVSDRLFDALIAWGDEETVLRRVNEHLQAGADHVCVQVLTADPREFPHEQWRRLAAALR from the coding sequence ATGGATCTCGCTGGTGTGGGTGTGTGGAGTTCGCAGTTGCGCTACGGCGATCCGGCGCAGGCCGCCGAATCCGCCGCGGAACTGGAGGAGCTCGGCTTCACCGCGTTGTGGATCCCCGATGTGGGCGGACCGGTTCTCGACTCGGTGGCACACCTGCTGGCGGCGACCGAACGGGTAATGATCGCCACCGGGATCCTCAATCTGTGGATGCATGAACCCGCCGAGGTGGCTGGCGGCTACGCCGACCTGACCGGCCGGCACGGCGAGCGGTTCCTGCTCGGCATCGGCTGCAGCCACGCGCCGTTGATCGACTCGAAAGAACCCGGCCGCTACCGCAAACCGCTGGCTGCCACCCGCGCCTACCTGGACGGCCTGGACGCGGCCGAGCAGCCGGTGCCGGTGCAGAACCGGGTGCTGGCCGCGCTCGGACCGAAGATGCTGCAGCTGTCGGCCACCCGGGCGCGGGGTGCGCACCCGTACCTGACCACCCCCGACCACACCCGCTATGCGCGCGAACAACTCGGCGCCGGCCCGTTGCTGGTGCCGGAGCAGACGGTGCTGATCACCGACGACGGCGACGCCGCGCGCGAAATCGGAGTCCCTTGGCTGCGTTCGTATCTGGCGCTCCCCAACTACGCCAACAACATGCTCCGGATGGGTTTCACCCCCGAGGATGTGAGCACCGTCAGCGACCGGCTGTTCGACGCACTGATCGCCTGGGGCGACGAGGAGACCGTGCTGCGCCGGGTCAACGAGCACCTGCAGGCAGGTGCCGACCACGTGTGCGTGCAGGTGCTCACCGCCGATCCGCGGGAGTTCCCGCACGAGCAGTGGCGCCGGCTGGCCGCCGCGCTACGGTGA